CCATGCGTTCGGCTTCTAAGGGTATTACCGGAAAATGATATACTAAGTACTGGTTAATCTCAAGAATGTTGTACCCCTTGTATCGATGCTTTACACTGAGCACAAAAAATAAGAGATCTCTTTGCAAAGAGCTAGTGTATCGCACCGGAATCACTTCCATCTCACTCTGTGTACAAGTCTTCTTATAACCGGATTTAATTGTGAATTGCAGTCACTCCTATCACATGCCACGtatggcatttaaacatttaaacacaatatagGTAGTGATGGTGTCACGGCAGGGTCAAACCATGATCTAGCCAATAGGCGAGGACAGACATTGATTAACTGAAAAAAACAGCCCCAGATCTCCTTACATTGAAATAGTGAATATTATAAAGCTTGATTGTTCTACAGTTAAGCCTGCGTGATAAATGCTGCAACATAATAacagaaatacataaaaacaatccaCAGATAACCAGAAAACTATAAAATCGAGGAAGACTGGACTGATGATGACTAAtggtataaaacaaaatgtcaatccTGAAAATTGTAAGAAATATCATTCTCCTAAGAAACACTTTTGGGGCatgaaatttctttttaattattttacaccTGGTTAACCTaccaaataattaattatacataACCTGCTCCTGGCAGATTAATTCCCTCAATAggcccaaatatcacaaaaatatttacGTCAAATATCAATATCAGACTCAACTTATTTCACCATATAACATCAACagtgattaaaaacaaaattcgaTAGCATAATATGTAATTGAGTACAGCtcaatgttttaaatagttgATTAAAGTAGTGTTGTGAAAATTACAATCGgtaatcggtttatgaaaccgatcaatgatcgattattaatcgatttaaacagtatttaattatctttggtcatcatattcaaggcatacagatacagtacatgcacAAGTTTTagcaccaatgttcccttacacTATTGtctgtacatttctttgtataaataacattatttattgagAACGCAAACATCTTTTAGAGTTTACAAGATacttttatgcaccagtcaattgtaaccatgtcCCCCAGGGAATGAGCCTTACCCAGGGTCCTTGGGGTgcgggggttttaccatcagGCCATCTCCGCATGGCGGTGactttacccgggcttggcttgaccgaaagtcaaagtccccgctattcccttgACCTGAGGGGGgggggacgtggttacaattgactggtgcattacagaCCATGAGACCAAAGACTCTAATTTTTGTCTTACAAttgatattgtatacatgtataaaataaacaaaaataaatataataatttcgttttaataatcagtcagtaacaagtacaacaagAAGTTGAATATTctgtatgttttacaagaacattttcttcaAGACAACCAAGAAAACTAACTTCTTACATATGTTAGAAGTTGCTTAACACAACAATCACGAAACATCTATTTTAGTCTAAAtagtttcattcattttttttcaaaggaaTTAAAACTATATCTAATGTAATAGTCGGAAAGGAATAAGTCAAGCTATTTTGTGCAATGACTGATTTATTCAGATTTAACACGTTACGCTCCTATTTCATAACCTTTAAATCttcttgagaaaaaaaacaacaattaactgAAGCCTTATTTAGATTCAACCTTCAGgtataaatcaattaatttatatagcCGATAATTTTATCGACATACTCTGGAAAATAATAATCTTTGGTAGTAAATGCATTATAGAATACTTGTTTACCCGAATGCAAGTTAATATCACTACTTTAAAGGATAGGACGCCATTTGGGCGATGCATTATTCGATTCAGATTAGCATATAACGTTCCTATTCCATTATCATATTTTCTTCTTGAGCGGAAAGAACAATTAACTTAAGCCATTTTAGGATCAACctttaaaagtataaaacattccATTTATATGACTGGtaattttatcaacaataaatGGTGGCAAGGGCTGATTTTATGGCATACTATATAGAACTTAGAACACCTATAGCTCTGTGAAATTGCATGGAGCTAGAACATGCGGATACTACGGGTTTCTCAAAGTGAAAGTTATGCTACCCATAACATTTCACTGAATTCAAGATGGTTGTTGCTGAGAAATAGCTCGAACACAAATAGTGGGACAGACTCAGATCTTATATCATACAATATAGAATAAAGGGCCAATACCTCTGTGCAAGATACCTCATTCAGCTGGAACATGCTGATAATAAAAGCTTTCTATAACGTTAAACTGAATACAAGCCGGTAGCTGCTGAGAAATAATCCGAACATGAATATTGGGACGGACTGGTATTATACTTTACAGTAATTTAGGTTGATTATTTTTACGCTTAAGCTgagtaaatatttatcaaaacaaaaaggaCCAAGCCTGTTTATTGCTGAAAATTGCATAACAAATGCAGTCTTAGAAAATAGCTAACATGATACCACACTTGGCAGATTTTACGCATGTATTTTAAGACAATGTTAAGCGCGTAAGATTGTCATTCAGCACAACAATAATGTTAGTTTATAATATcctaaaaaatatcttaataatttTCATGCAACCATGCATATATTTTTGGAAATACTGCAATGTAATTGATTGGAATTTTATTATGCGGTGAATTCCCTTTTCaagttatatgtatattaagTAACCGATATGTGGATTTGTTCCGGTTTTAGACATGTAATAAACCCGGTTAACATCAGGttacatcgacatatatcgctaCTCTCCATAACAGATAGTGACAAACACCGGACGCCTTCGGTTAGTACCGGATATTGccatttttgtaaatagaataatttccccgctattcattgGTCAATAACAGTTTTTGTTCATCGTAGTATTTGGAAACTCATCAAAACTCGTATGAATAAAATCTgttcaaaatgaataaatactaaaaacGACGTCAAGAAAACTGAGAAGTGTTCTCAAACAAACTAAACCAAGGAAAATCCATTGTGCGAGCAGCTCGTCTGAGTGATATTAAGAAAGATGGGAACAACATAAAAGCCAAACCACAACAACGTGCTGACAAGAACAAGAACATTATCGGCAAGGAAATCTCCGAAGCCGACCGTGTAAAAAGCATAGACACCAAGGACGAATGATATTTGTTGCCtttttcattaaaactatgttaCAATATTTCccttatcatttaaaaataatatactgCAGGACACGATACTTAGCATGCAAACTAAACGTTACCTATTGCCTGAACAGAACGAgccaattaaaaaatatataaataaagaaaaaccaCTACGGagagaaataaacaatatttatgcgaaactAGAAAcctttatgaaaattattatgggatttaaattattataaaacgaAAAGTATAGATTCGAACCACTTATCAAATGGGTCCTATCTTTATCGATTAATATGATGCAACAATAAGTTtactttatattattatgtcaAAACGACAAATGAACGGCATTTTAGGCATCGGACATATTTGCAACGCTAttcttgaaattaaaacatagcTAAATTATGTGCTTGATGgcattgacagtgttgcatttgcattttttgtcaATTCTAGGAGCGATTGATAGTGTTGCATTACCACTGCTGTCAGTTCTAGGAGCAGTTGACAGTGTTAATGCTACCACTGTTGTGACTTGTAGGAGCAGTTGGTAGTGTTGCATCTACCACTGTTGCCAGTTTTAGGAGCAGTTGGCAGTGTTGCATCTACTTTCGGTATCAGTTCTATGAACAGTTGTCTGTGTTGCATATACCACTGTTGTCAGTTTCAGAAGCAGATAACAGTGTTGTATCAAGCACTGTTGTCAGTTCCAGGAGCAGATGACACAGTTGAAGCTACCACTGTTGTCATTACTAGAAGTTGTTGACAGTGTTTCACTTACTACTGTTGTCAGTTCTTGGAGCAGTTGACAGTGTAGCAGCTACCACTGTTGTCAGTTCTTGGAGcagttgacagtgttgcatttACCACTGTTGTCTGTTCTAGGAGcagttgacagtgttgcatttACCACTGTTGTCTGTTCTAGGAGcagttgacagtgttgcatttACCACTGTTGTCTGTTCTAGGAGcagttgacagtgttgcatttACCACTGTTGTCTGTTCTAGGAGcagttgacagtgttgcatctACACTGTTGTCACTTGTAGGAGCAATTGACAGTGTTGCATTTACCACTGTTGTCTGTTCTAGGAGcagttgacagtgttgcatctACACTGTTGTCACTTCTAGGAGCAATTGACAATGTTGCGTTTGCCACTGTTTTTAGGTCTTGAATGCATTGACAGTGTTTCACCTACAACTGTTGCAAGTTCTAGGAGCAGGCGACAGTGTTGAAGCTATCATTAATGTTAATTGGAGGAGGCGTTGACATTAGTGCTAGGAGCcattaacagtgttactcttaaCATTGTTTTCGGTGAAAGAAGCCGTTGACTGTATTGCACTTATCTCTGTTGTCAGCGCTATGTGGCGTTGACAGTGTCGCACCTACACTTGAAATTAATGCTAGGAGCATTGCTGTCAGTGATATGAGGCATTTAAAGTAAGGAACCTACCACTGTTGCTAATTATGTAACGCTAACAGTTCTGCACGTAGCACCTTTGTCAGTGCTAGGGGCGTTGACGGTGTCGAATCTACCATTGTTGTCAtagagacttgaatgtatgatgcagatcccaacagctgcccctggcttacttttgatagttgcctgtggcctcagttgggtaaaatcagtcttgaccctgaaaataaagaaaatacaacaatatatgGGCTGCTTAACACGTCATGGAACACAATTCaactattaaacatgatttgtcgacgatatttcaactttctataaaatctaaaaatccaCTAGGGTAATATAATTGACAAGAGAAGAAACTTTTCAAAACACAGTTCGTCATGAAACAGATACATGTCCAGTTCAGACATGAATTTTATAGTAAAAATACGAATCCTAAGTGTATCACTGCGTTCTGCGCAAAgattaatcatttttacatcgaaatAACACAACAATCTTACCGAATATTCCAAATTGAAGCAGAAATCcgatttaaaatatacacactatcgCAAAAAGTTCGCCATACACAGGTCCTTTCGACTAATTCTGCTGCTTTTATGAGCGCCTGAGTGATCCCGATGGTATCATCGTATTGTCGGGATCAATTCAAACGCTCATAACGGTTGTCGGTACTAGGAGGCTTTGACAGTGTTACATATCCCTTTATTGTCAGTGCTAACAGGCATTGAGGATTTTACACCGACCATTGTTGTCAGTGCTAGAGGGTATTGACAGTGTTACAACTACCATTGTTGTCAGTGCTAGGAGGTATTGACAATGTTACACCTACCATTGTTGTCAGTGCTAGGAGGCATTGACAGTGTTACACCTACCATTGTTGTCAGTGCTAGGAGGCATTGGCAGTGTTACACCTACCATTGTTGTCAGTGCTGGGAGGcatagacaatgttacacataCCATTGTTGTTAGTGCTTGGAGGCATTGACAGTGTTACACATACCATTGTTGTCAGTGCTAGGAGACGTTAGCAGTGTTACACCTACCATTGTTGTCAGTGCTATGAGGTATTGGCAGTGTTACACCTACCATTGTTGTCAGTGCTGGGAAGCATAGACAGTGTTACACATACCATTGTTGTCAGTGCTAGGAGGCATTGACAGTGTTACACCTACCATTGTTGTCAGTGCTAGGAGGCATTGACAGTGTTACACCTACCATTGTTGTCAGTGCTAGGAGGTATTGACAGTGTTACACCTACCATTGTTGTCAGTGCTGGGAGGCATAGACAGTGTTACACATACCATTGTTGTCAGTGCTAGGAGGCATTGACAGTGTTACACCTATCATTGTTGTCAGTGCTAGGAGGTATTGACAGTGTTACACCTACCATTGTTGTCAGTGCTAGGAGGCATTAACAGTGTTACACCTACCATTGTTGTCAGCATTTACAGTGTTGATACTTATGTGcaaagctgcagaaacaagctcagtagccaaacattcaaacattaatcccgtttaatggcacagggtaaacgcttaagacatagaacacaaacacaaaaaacaattacaaacaagaaacgtgaaacaacagcacaaaactccactagcaacacagtgcatatacactttaaaataaaactaggtatgttgATCAAGGAGTACCGCCTTGGACCGgtcagttaaatataaatttacttggggtttaaaccagtttgtgagCACAACATCACTATTATCCCatcaatcccgaataaagttaTTCTTTAATTTTCTATTCATACATAAAACCGAGGTGTGTATATCAAGGATTTTTAGGTACCGTTTTagtgggggtttaaaccagtttacgtgtacaaacctcactcttatccaaacacTCCTGTTTTTGAGAAATAATGCATCTTTAAGTACAATGGGACCTTAAGTCGGTGCAAGGGCGTTGGCCATGACttcttttcgcataaatattctgtttttcaCGTGAGGTATATTCATAGTCAGAAACAATTTTAAGGTAAATAATTTAGTGAAGTATATCAATTGAAATTCTTGGAATtagtattgtttatttattcaagaTTGTTATTTTGATCAAAGGATTTACTTAAACAGTAGGGGATGACCAGACGTTTTGTTGGTTGAAACCTTAATGCATGCTTATGATTTAATCTAAGCAGTACCTATGTTAGTCATTGCTCATTTGCATAACAGCAGGATAAGAATATAAACTGACTTGACATGCAGTAAAAACACACCAAGAATCTTTAATGAATACaagtatacacatactgtatgttGAATTTTGCTGATAATTGCCCTGCTTACTTAGGTTTCAATGACAGTGTCAATGCGTTTACCAAACCACATATCAACGGCGTTAGTTGGATGTTTGTTATCATATGGCGTTGTGAATTTTGTGTGTGCTTGTTTGGCATTGATCCTCGTGACTTCTAAAGGATCTCGGTAAGCTTTTATGCTACTGTGcttccattgttttgtttgaaattgcGGCATGACTTTTATCAATTTTCGTTATCCAGTAAACAACTATGTGATAacattttctatgtttaaaagCGTTATAAGGGAAATTATGTGATGAATGGGAGGCCATATGATAGCCACAACTTACATCTCGATAAGCGAAAGCTGGATAATTTCCGCATATTGTTTCTAATGGCTTCTGAATAACCTTAGATTGCTTGCCTTTTGGAATTTGTATGACCATTATGATGCATTGAACTGGTCAGATTAAACACGACCACAAGATAATTGGTGGATGTTTTCATTCTGATTTTGTGATTTGTTATCATCTCCTACGTTCCTGTAAACTGTAATTGAGTATTTGAATCCTTGGAATTAAACAGACAGTTGGAGTAACActtatttttgtagtttttttagaaaacagcTGCATTTTTAATAGAGAATTCAGAAATTAAACAGTAGCAATAGGGTGTTGCATATTCAAATTTTCTTTGGTCTTCTTCTTTCCTTTATGGGGCTATTTCCATTGCGATTGCTACGAAAAGGGTTTGGAAATTATCGCTTATctgaaaattaccatttttgttATCAGTAGCTGTGTATTAATGTCcatctaaatattaaaaataatatatgtttcatacGTTACTCATACGCATGCATCTTTTAATTCTCAATATAAAACTTCattactttcattaaaattaataaaacaattatatagtctgcatatattatttacattcatACTGTAATGTGTATTACAGATTTGCGGTACAACACTAAAATATTACATTCATACTGTCGAAATAATTGGGGGTTCTTGAGcaacaacatatataataatattttattcatatataccCTGTAGGGACTTTCTTCATACCAAGGATGTAAATTCGTTCTGTCATTTTAATCTGATGAAACCATATCCTGTCGCCATAACACTTCGTGCTTTTTACATAACTTCGTTATTGTATCATAAATGCATCCCCCTGCGGCCTACTGCGGAAGGAAAAGCGGAATTACCAGACAACAAAAATGAATCTTACCATTTGTATAAGTATTCAACATAGGTCTGCAAGAGGACGAATACATTCAAAAAGGGTAACCTTACAGATATTTAGAATCAATACGGTGACAAAATTGTCTTTAATTAAGAGAATCAGTCCAAATCTATTAGTTATATGTGTGTGCGAATTCGGCCCGAAAACATTCTAACaatgtttaattgcaaaaatgttgaatatattaataacgCATTGGAAACTGTAGGGGCAAACGCAGATGCCATGAAAACATGAATACCCTGTTTAAAAGCACAATGATAAGCCCTAACATACACGTCAAGGGATACACACGAAACAAACAAgaatcaaaatgtcaaattacttacctcaactttaaaaaaaatgagatatttatCGTGATTATTAACAAGAATTCAAACTATGagaatattcattatttttcaataagaaGGCACATTgtcgttttataaaaaaataagaagttaatttgagacaaatgtAAACAGTGCACGAGTGAAAATCTACATGTCGACTGTCCTGGAAATTTTGAATTAATCACTATCAAacttaaaatgtaacataagtTCAAAGACAACAACCCATATCAACAAAAAAAACGTCCTTCGTTACCGAATCCATTGGCACTTTGTGAGCATGTTTTGGGTCAAATTTTAAATTGCTTTGCGCATTTTGCTTCTAAAATGTGTTTTCGTTTATTCATTGCATTTGCTTactaacattaaacatttaaagtacaAGGTATTTTAAATTGTGTAAAGAAGTTTATATCTATTGAATATTTACAATACCCTAAGCAATTTCAACTaggaaaaacacaaacatgtgtCATTTTCGTTTCAAAAGAAGCGTTTCGAGTTACGGTGATGTATTTCATATAATCAAATTTGTCATACATCATAATAATTGTACCAAATCAATAAGATAATAACAATcgatttatataatatattgtgtatgttttgaCATTATAGCAATAGTAATAGTAACGAAGGTTTATGTACTGTATTAATGTAGTATATGTATACTACATTCAAAGAGGAAATATCATGGTGTgtaataaaataagttattatcacttctaaaacatattgattttaaagtatATGCATGTTATGTTATCTAACAAACTGATATAGTTGCACATTTATGAtagaaaaatataacattttaataaggaCCTGGTGCACGTTTTAACTACTGAAaagtacaataaacattttgcaaaatcTAAGGTCAAATGAAAAGGAAATTgtgttttgcgtaaatataagtaagtttattttgtttgaaataattatttgaaaaaaagaaatgaaaacaattttggaaacgaaagtttatttaaaataattaaaataattatgataatacaatgtatttacgtttagttgtttaataaatgttatacattgttttgtatgtCTCATACAATCATAATTGGCTTAAGATGGCGTTTGGTATGGTAATCAAACCATAACATAGATTATATTTGTTCAAGAGTCATAAACGatttctatgcatttttgtacTATATGCATTTTACCAACATAGTTTTTAGCAATCGTTTACATAACGTTTCAAAAACTTTACTTCGATGTCGTTCTGTCAGtaatgagaaataaaaaaatatttgcttttgaaTCTGATTCTGAAATCAATGTTTAAGTGTAAGAAAACTTCGTTACTGTCGACTCTTTGGACCCTAAGCACAAAATAAAGGTTTTGGTCTAAAATACATGCGAGGTATAATGTCTGTTTTTGACAAAGACTATCTTGATAcaatataaagtattttaagGAACACAagtataaaattaaacagtttaaatctGTCTTGATTTTTGTGTTTGGACCATTGCGATATTAAGCATCATATGTTTGCAATGTTCAATTGATGTTCACTTTACATAACTTTGATATAAGACATGATGGCACGTCAATTACTTAAACattaatacacaaaaacaaacataaaacctTCGTTACCATTCTGTAACGAAGGTTtattgctatatattttcagtttcaTTGCGAAACGTGTTTGCTTTGATTGTGCAGCAGCATTCCATGAGAAACTGAAAGACTTTATTAAGGGGAAAACGACCCTTTTAAAAAGGGTGAACACTGCTGCGAAAAAAGGcaacttatatatatttattgtgaaaGGCTCTCTGCATGTATAAATGtctgtgaaaataaaatcttattttctcTAATTGGTGCCAGCTATGGTGTTTGGTGGTGTAAGGGAAGGCAACACTGACTGCAGACATAAGCATTTTAAGCTATTAATGAAATAGCGTAACAAATGCAAAGGTCGCAAGTTTTAGGTAACGAACGTTAAAGTAACGATGGTTTATTTTTAAGATGATAATAGCGAGTTGTTATTCCTGGAAATGGCAAACCTTTGTAATAATTCGCATTATGGAAGTGCGGGCTCCAATACTAACAActaacataatttgttttaacaactGCTTACAGTGTCAGTGAAAGTAAATGGAAACGAaagtttaatcaattaatttaCAGAAGGATTCCTAGTTAAATTGAGGTGATTTTCGTCTGACCAAACATCCCTGTAACGTGTGCTTCGGAATTGAAACATATTGTAAAGTTTGAACATTGATTTAAACTGATAGTAAACAATATTCAtacaatatatgtaaacaagTTATGTACCTAATATGTAGGAAAGTAAAGGTaagcaaaatatgttcattaaaagtgtttttcattaGTAGATATATTTCACTTGAGAAATAGATAAATATGGCCAATGAAATACTggtttatgtttttcttaaaatcttTATGAGCATGAAAACTGTGGCGGCGCCGATAACGAAGgttcaaaatattgcattttgcTTCAAAAGTTTCAGTTAATTTTTGATCAGGAAGAGAGCAATGACTAAACAATAACTTGCCTTACCAAGGTAGAGTATATGATGAGGAAAAATGAGTTTGTacataagtattttttataGGAAACCTGGAACATTAAATGGACCGAAATGCGCATTCGTATTGATAATCAGTGAGCACGCAAACTTTACCGAGACGAAATTAGTGGGCTTAGTCGCCTTAATAGTGTTGGTGTCATTGGGGCCAGGACATTCCTGGGCTTAATCAAGCTTATGGGAACCCAGTCTAACACTAAGCCACTGTAAATATGCATCTATAGTGTTCTAAGTACAAGATGTAACATTAACAAATTCATTACTAAAATTCTTATTTCCAATGTCTAGCATTCCAATGTAATGTTATTATCGTTCTCAAAGATACCGGCGgaataaatgtttgcaaatatgtaATTCTTTCTTTCTAGAACATGGCTAACTTATGACAATAAAACGTTGTGGATATATCATATACCACTTTTAAActtatagtttatatatagaAATCCTTGTTTACACATGAAACAGAAgcagacaaaataaataaactcaaTTTTCACATTAGGTaatgcaaaacaatgaaacaggaaaaaaaaatgGGGAAAACACCATCTTTTGTCACTCTTGCAGTATAATATTTGCCGTTTTGAGGCATTGGATTAGGAGTGTCTAATGGCTTCGATGACTTTTACCTGATGTATTTCTATTCTGTGCACACGagtgtttgtctgttttttgcaaaacaatagCATTTTAAAAACCTCATTGAACGCCtttgcaaaatgtttatttgtcatAAAGTAAATAAACCAGTTCATAGACGGGTGCAGATGGGCAAATATAGTGATGTTTAGATGAACTTCGTGAGGAAATGTGTCTTTCGAATCGATAACAATTAGAAGGGCGTAGGGCGTCCAGCATGACACAAATACGGCGTAAATTAAGAACAACGTTTTAGCAAGGCGGAAACTCTTCAGAGGCCCGTCGGCACTGTATGATTGAGAGGTTTGCTTCTGTATTCGACGTCTATGTTTCCGGACGTAAATATAAATCCTCAGATAGCATAAGCCCGTGATGATGGAAGGTATCCATACcaaaatgacagaaaatataATCGTGAATGGGAAGGTCTCCATTCTGTCCCATATACATTCTAAACTTTTTCGGTCAAAACCATG
The sequence above is drawn from the Mya arenaria isolate MELC-2E11 chromosome 14, ASM2691426v1 genome and encodes:
- the LOC128215943 gene encoding melatonin receptor type 1A-like; the encoded protein is MSEVIYCFIFNCVSISAKLEGEEFFGSVPGLCKVVASICTISCVTSLMTIAAMSLNRYVYICANDIYNKIFTKKTCCAISLSVYSVGVILVLMNTVGFGDHGFDRKSLECIWDRMETFPFTIIFSVILVWIPSIITGLCYLRIYIYVRKHRRRIQKQTSQSYSADGPLKSFRLAKTLFLIYAVFVSCWTPYALLIVIDSKDTFPHEVHLNITIFAHLHPSMNWFIYFMTNKHFAKAFNEVFKMLLFCKKQTNTRVHRIEIHQVKVIEAIRHS